A region of the Acidobacteriota bacterium genome:
AAGCTCACCGTGCTGGGCTGCGGATCTGGGGGGCCTCGCCCCGGCATAGCTGCATCGGGGTATCTCATCACCGCCGAAGGTGCTTCCCTCGTGCTGGACCTTGGGTCGGGTACCTTGCAGCCGATGTTCGAGCTGATCGGCGGAGCGCCCGACGCCGTTGTGATCACGCACCGCCACGTCGACCACATGGCCGACCTACTTGGGCTCTACGGTTACCTCAGCTCAGATCGTCGGAGCGGGGGCAAGGCGGGCGCTCTCCGAGTGATCGCACCTCGGGGCGTCGAGGAGGCGTTCGCGGGTGCGCTGCAAGCCGGCGAGCAGCACCCCTATCGCGATGTCCTCGCCTTCGAGCGACCCCGTGTTGGTGAAATCGTTAGCGTCGGAGACTTACTTTGTGGAT
Encoded here:
- a CDS encoding MBL fold metallo-hydrolase; its protein translation is MTALKLTVLGCGSGGPRPGIAASGYLITAEGASLVLDLGSGTLQPMFELIGGAPDAVVITHRHVDHMADLLGLYGYLSSDRRSGGKAGALRVIAPRGVEEAFAGALQAGEQHPYRDVLAFERPRVGEIVSVGDLLCGFADTVHSVPGIAVRVTCGDSSITYTGDTGPSAAIEELALGCDVLLAEAANAGGRSTRYPFHMTVREAIGMALAAQTSDLVLTHMHSANTSEQVVDAAADVGYTGQVHIAIAGLEMPIDKEKT